One Helicobacter cetorum MIT 00-7128 DNA window includes the following coding sequences:
- a CDS encoding tetratricopeptide repeat protein: protein MSLKAIWNAIFNSKKRDFLVHKLENALMQKDSKECIKIGIAYRDGDEVEQSLQKAHECFLKAAEMGDSEGYICLALLQCHCNNLENFDIQVINKKALEYLEKAGNMGDSLGYILLGSIYENANGVEQDCLKALDFYQKAVALKEGDGLFRIGQMYEKAYIEPTQELLDEFEIDSSDSDKNISIATQYYLIAANSMQSADACLKIAKILYDDYKALEKDNEEKALEFHGDAIEYYQKAGEYGNPKGYTELGLIYAWGDSIIEYDFEKGIKYFQKAASMGDSQAYLELGILASVGEECSIYGFDRAITYFQKAIDMGNFEGYTKMAATYGEWAYKVDDRKQASAYFDKSATYWQKVGEMGEFIGYFNAGRLYESAGAMAGKDKIKGVKINEQKAFECFLKAANMGDTKSCLKVGVAYYDGNGVEKDYTKAFEYFHEVIKKENNEKEKAKIKKVFYTTADILADAHIFLGRMYASGFGVEEDHNKAYEHFLEGAQAEVGKHQKAFAYSGIALMYHLREDDEFKALPYYQKAASLGNAYSINYLKNR, encoded by the coding sequence ATGTCTCTTAAGGCAATATGGAATGCAATCTTTAATTCAAAAAAACGAGATTTTCTTGTTCATAAATTAGAAAATGCCCTTATGCAAAAAGATAGTAAAGAGTGTATCAAAATAGGTATAGCTTATAGAGATGGCGACGAAGTAGAACAAAGCTTACAAAAAGCACATGAATGCTTTTTAAAAGCCGCAGAGATGGGAGATAGTGAGGGGTATATCTGTTTAGCACTCTTGCAGTGTCATTGCAATAATTTGGAAAATTTTGACATTCAAGTAATAAATAAAAAAGCTCTTGAATACTTAGAAAAAGCTGGTAATATGGGAGATAGTCTAGGATATATCCTACTAGGTTCAATATATGAAAACGCTAATGGCGTAGAACAAGACTGTTTAAAAGCCCTTGATTTTTATCAAAAAGCTGTTGCATTAAAAGAAGGTGATGGCCTTTTTAGAATAGGACAAATGTATGAAAAAGCATATATTGAACCGACACAAGAGTTATTGGATGAATTTGAAATTGATAGTAGTGATTCAGATAAGAATATAAGCATAGCTACTCAATACTACTTAATAGCTGCAAATTCTATGCAAAGTGCAGATGCTTGTTTAAAAATTGCAAAAATTTTGTATGATGATTACAAAGCGCTAGAAAAAGACAATGAAGAAAAAGCCTTAGAATTCCATGGAGATGCCATAGAATATTATCAAAAAGCAGGAGAGTATGGAAATCCTAAGGGGTATACTGAATTAGGATTAATTTATGCATGGGGGGATAGCATTATAGAATACGATTTTGAAAAAGGGATTAAATATTTTCAAAAGGCTGCTAGTATGGGAGATAGTCAAGCCTATTTGGAATTAGGAATTCTTGCATCTGTTGGTGAAGAATGTAGTATTTATGGCTTTGATAGAGCGATTACATATTTTCAAAAAGCTATAGATATGGGAAATTTTGAGGGGTATACAAAAATGGCTGCAACATATGGGGAATGGGCATATAAAGTTGATGATAGAAAGCAAGCTAGTGCGTATTTTGACAAGAGCGCTACCTATTGGCAAAAAGTTGGAGAAATGGGGGAATTTATAGGATATTTTAATGCAGGGAGATTATATGAAAGTGCTGGTGCTATGGCCGGCAAAGATAAAATTAAAGGGGTAAAGATAAATGAACAAAAAGCCTTTGAATGTTTTTTAAAGGCAGCTAATATGGGAGATACAAAGAGTTGTTTGAAAGTAGGGGTAGCCTATTATGATGGCAATGGGGTAGAAAAAGACTATACAAAAGCCTTTGAATACTTCCATGAAGTTATAAAAAAAGAAAATAATGAAAAAGAAAAAGCAAAAATCAAAAAAGTCTTTTATACAACAGCAGATATTCTAGCAGACGCACACATCTTTTTAGGAAGAATGTATGCAAGTGGTTTTGGAGTAGAAGAAGATCACAATAAAGCATACGAACATTTTTTAGAAGGCGCACAAGCAGAGGTTGGAAAACATCAAAAAGCCTTTGCATACTCTGGTATTGCATTGATGTATCATTTACGAGAAGATGATGAATTTAAAGCTCTTCCTTATTATCAAAAAGCTGCATCACTTGGGAATGCCTACTCAATCAATTATCTTAAAAATAGATAA
- a CDS encoding polyribonucleotide nucleotidyltransferase, whose product MDFITINSANKSEEFALKQVAKQANSSVLYRLGKTLILASVCVEQEPVSEDFLPLVVQFLEKSYAAGKIPGGFVKREGRPGDFEILTSRLIDRTLRPLFPKDYRYPTQITLMVLSHDTENDLQVSALNAASSALYLANIAPIKSVTACRIARIKENEEEKFVINPSMSVLEKSSLDLFVSGTKESLAMIEMRSLGQELNALEEPLMLEALELAQMSLKETCTLYEETFTPLQNAPFFKESVLACVNERLLELLKSQYFDEIILGIQSSALSERESAFKNIAKHVSEAHSEFSYEEIELALEKLKKAEIRRMILKDRVRADKRALDEVRPISIESNLLPMAHSSILFTRGQTQSLVVGILGTDNDAQSHENLEHKAPYKERFMFHYNFPPFSVGEASPIGATSRRELGHGNLAKRALETSIKNKEQVIRLVSEILESNGSSSMASVCAGSLALYASGVEIYDLVAGVAMGVVQEGDEYAILSDISGLEDAQGDMDFKIAGSLKGITAMQMDTKLNGVKLEILNAALLQAKKAREHILNIMQEAQKQIVINFANLPATEIFSVAPDKIVEIIGQGGRTIRDIVERFEVKIDLNKPSGEVKIMGNKERILEAKEFILALLRKSCQELEQYQLDEILEAQVKKIVDFGAFLSLPKGGEGLLRKQIIEKCGVTLNEGDKVRCRISSFNKGKIGLDLA is encoded by the coding sequence ATGGACTTTATAACAATTAATTCAGCCAATAAAAGCGAAGAATTTGCTCTCAAACAAGTTGCCAAGCAAGCTAATAGCTCAGTATTGTATCGTTTAGGAAAAACACTCATTTTAGCGAGTGTGTGCGTAGAACAAGAGCCAGTAAGCGAAGATTTTTTGCCTTTAGTGGTGCAATTTTTAGAAAAATCTTATGCTGCAGGCAAGATTCCCGGAGGCTTTGTCAAAAGAGAGGGCAGACCCGGCGATTTTGAGATTTTAACCTCTCGTTTGATTGATAGGACTTTACGCCCTTTATTCCCTAAAGATTATCGCTATCCCACACAAATCACCTTAATGGTTTTAAGCCATGACACAGAAAATGATTTGCAAGTTTCAGCGCTTAATGCTGCCTCTAGTGCGTTATATCTAGCCAATATCGCTCCTATTAAAAGTGTAACAGCTTGTAGGATTGCACGAATTAAAGAAAATGAAGAAGAAAAATTTGTGATTAATCCTAGTATGAGTGTTTTAGAAAAATCTAGCCTAGATTTATTTGTTTCAGGCACTAAAGAAAGTTTGGCAATGATTGAAATGCGCTCTTTAGGGCAAGAGCTAAACGCTTTAGAAGAACCTTTAATGCTAGAAGCTTTAGAATTAGCCCAGATGAGCTTGAAAGAAACTTGCACGCTTTATGAAGAGACTTTTACGCCCTTGCAAAATGCCCCATTTTTTAAAGAGAGCGTGTTAGCTTGCGTGAATGAGCGCTTATTAGAATTGCTTAAAAGCCAATATTTTGATGAAATTATCTTAGGTATTCAAAGTTCAGCTTTAAGTGAAAGAGAGAGTGCTTTTAAAAATATTGCTAAACATGTGAGTGAGGCGCATTCAGAATTTAGTTATGAAGAAATTGAACTGGCTTTAGAAAAGCTCAAAAAAGCTGAAATTAGGCGCATGATTTTAAAAGATAGAGTGCGAGCTGATAAGCGTGCCTTAGATGAGGTGCGCCCTATTTCTATAGAAAGCAATCTATTGCCTATGGCGCATAGCTCTATTCTTTTTACTAGAGGACAGACTCAAAGTTTGGTTGTAGGAATCTTAGGCACAGATAATGACGCTCAAAGCCATGAAAATTTAGAACATAAAGCCCCCTATAAAGAACGCTTTATGTTCCATTATAATTTTCCGCCTTTTTCTGTAGGCGAGGCAAGCCCTATTGGTGCGACTTCAAGGCGTGAATTAGGGCATGGGAATTTGGCTAAAAGGGCGCTTGAAACAAGCATTAAAAACAAAGAGCAAGTCATTCGCTTAGTTTCTGAAATCTTAGAAAGCAATGGTTCAAGCTCAATGGCAAGCGTGTGTGCAGGCTCTTTAGCGCTCTATGCAAGTGGGGTAGAGATTTATGACTTGGTAGCTGGAGTTGCTATGGGTGTGGTGCAAGAGGGCGATGAATATGCGATTTTGAGTGATATTAGTGGCTTAGAAGACGCTCAAGGGGATATGGATTTTAAAATTGCAGGTAGTCTTAAAGGCATTACAGCTATGCAAATGGATACTAAGCTTAATGGCGTTAAGCTTGAGATTTTAAACGCCGCACTTTTGCAAGCTAAAAAAGCACGAGAGCATATCCTAAACATCATGCAAGAGGCTCAAAAACAGATTGTTATCAACTTTGCTAATTTACCCGCTACAGAGATTTTTAGCGTTGCGCCCGATAAGATTGTAGAAATTATTGGTCAAGGGGGGCGCACGATTAGAGATATTGTAGAGCGCTTTGAAGTTAAGATTGATTTGAATAAGCCTAGTGGCGAAGTGAAAATTATGGGTAATAAAGAGCGCATTTTAGAGGCTAAAGAATTTATTCTAGCTCTTTTGCGTAAATCTTGCCAAGAATTAGAGCAATACCAGCTAGATGAAATCTTAGAGGCACAAGTCAAAAAAATTGTAGATTTTGGAGCGTTTCTAAGCTTACCAAAAGGGGGCGAGGGCTTGTTGCGTAAGCAAATCATAGAAAAATGTGGCGTAACGCTTAATGAGGGCGATAAAGTGCGTTGCAGAATTTCTAGCTTTAATAAAGGAAAGATTGGCTTAGACTTAGCCTAA
- a CDS encoding F0F1 ATP synthase subunit C, translating into MKFLALFFLGLVGVVFADDASGAEMIKSYSILGAMIGLGIAAFGGAIGMGNAAAATITGTARNPGVGGKLLTTMFVAMAMIEAQVIYTLVFAIIAIYSNPFLS; encoded by the coding sequence ATGAAATTTTTAGCGTTATTTTTTCTTGGTTTAGTAGGCGTTGTTTTTGCTGATGATGCAAGTGGGGCAGAGATGATTAAATCTTACTCTATTTTAGGAGCAATGATTGGCTTAGGTATTGCAGCATTTGGTGGGGCGATTGGTATGGGAAATGCTGCAGCAGCGACTATTACAGGCACAGCGAGAAATCCGGGAGTTGGCGGTAAATTACTCACTACTATGTTTGTAGCTATGGCGATGATTGAAGCGCAAGTAATTTATACCTTAGTATTTGCTATTATTGCTATTTATAGCAATCCATTCTTAAGCTAA
- a CDS encoding phosphoribosyltransferase translates to MNTDFSHITNIAGMHFSSEEDALNKLINEIHMRHVDLKGSLMLALSFNALFLVDALAKKFGADYDILFSEPILAPLNPKCEIALVSESMDIIMNENLINSFDIALDYVYGEAKRVYEENILSQIYQYRKGNAIKSLKNRNIFIVDRGIETGLKAGLAVQTCLKKECQDIYILTPIVAQNVAQGLEGLCDGVISVYRPECFVSIEHHYEGLRALDNKEIEEYLGVKGTDKQTKEN, encoded by the coding sequence TTGAATACAGATTTTAGCCATATTACAAACATTGCAGGCATGCATTTTAGCAGTGAAGAAGATGCACTCAATAAGCTTATTAATGAAATTCATATGCGCCATGTGGATTTAAAAGGCTCTTTGATGCTGGCATTAAGTTTTAATGCTTTGTTCTTGGTTGATGCTTTGGCAAAGAAATTTGGGGCTGATTATGATATACTTTTTTCAGAGCCTATTTTAGCTCCATTAAACCCCAAATGCGAAATTGCTTTGGTTAGTGAGAGCATGGATATTATCATGAATGAGAATTTGATTAATTCTTTTGATATTGCCCTAGATTATGTCTATGGCGAGGCTAAAAGGGTCTATGAAGAAAATATTTTGTCTCAAATTTATCAATATCGCAAGGGCAATGCGATAAAGAGTCTCAAAAATAGGAATATTTTCATTGTGGATAGGGGGATTGAAACGGGATTAAAGGCAGGTTTAGCAGTGCAAACTTGTTTGAAAAAAGAATGTCAAGATATTTACATTCTTACCCCTATAGTTGCCCAAAATGTCGCCCAAGGTTTAGAGGGGCTATGCGATGGGGTTATTAGTGTGTATCGCCCTGAATGTTTTGTATCTATTGAACATCATTATGAGGGCTTAAGAGCACTAGATAACAAAGAGATTGAAGAATACTTAGGTGTGAAAGGCACCGATAAACAAACTAAGGAAAACTAA